A region of Lycium barbarum isolate Lr01 chromosome 3, ASM1917538v2, whole genome shotgun sequence DNA encodes the following proteins:
- the LOC132633351 gene encoding MATH domain and coiled-coil domain-containing protein At2g42465-like isoform X2 — protein MELDFVPSPSRPQTRTYLKAVMDNCRFKTATPRSPVRNVKASHPSSATAHLISGISKAINEKADDSVQQSILTNHGALGGENQKQGQHTQTAPSFPEVVMENNATVSKADVVSNANVPEPQTRSGQSGARPTKSMSLNLTRVAALMNDYLSDPDEIESRPGDLSVINGYRVKQESAPILEKIFQKHGDIARHSSFTSTICSSLLEFVCDIYKKLEETDFLSLTPKEIQSMLAEVRDLESAAKIDVGWLSQRLNNISQANQLVHDSCKLKEAKTRNLVVMETYKKEQDELKKELAACIATCRVLQEKISKKEDEFGIARSENEKIMQQFEDSKAKVKGFLKKPLVHDLL, from the exons ATGGAATTG GATTTTGTGCCTTCACCATCCCGTCCTCAAACCCGCACTTATTTGAAGGCAGTCATGGATAATTGTAGGTTTAAGACTGCTACGCCAAGGTCTCCAGTTCGAAATGTTAAG GCATCGCACCCTTCCAGTGCTACTGCTCATCTTATCTCTGGAATTTCTAAAGCAATAAATGAAAAGGCTGATGATTCCGTGCAACAATCTATTCTAACTAACCATGGTGCCCTGGGTGGGGAAAATCAGAAACAGGGGCAACACACTCAAACAGCTCCTTCTTTCCCTGAAGTTGTAATGGAGAACAATGCAACCGTAAGTAAGGCTGATGTTGTGTCCAATGCTAATGTCCCGGAACCACAAACCAGAAGTGGCCAGAGTGGTGCGCGTCCAACAAAATCCATGAGTCTTAACCTTACAAGGGTAGCTGCACTAATGAATGACTATTTATCTGATCCTGATGAGATTGAATCAAGACCTGGTGACCTGTCAGTCATTAACGGGTATAGGGTTAAGCAGGAATCAGCACCTATCCTGGAGAAGATTTTCCAGAAGCATGGTGATATTGCAAGGCATAGCTCTTTCACTTCAACAATTTGTTCATCACTCCTGGAGTTTGTTTGCGACATCTATAAGAAGTTGGAGGAAACAGATTTCCTAAGTTTAACCCCCAAGGAGATCCAATCCATGCTTGCTGAAGTTAGAGATCTCGAATCTGCTGCCAAAATAGATGTTGGGTGGCTCAGTCAAAGGTTGAACAATATCTCTCAGGCCAACCAACTTGTACATGACAGTTGCAAACTTAAGGAGGCAAAAACTAGGAACCTTGTAGTGATGGAGACATACAAGAAGGAACAGGATGAATTGAAGAAAGAGTTAGCCGCTTGCATCGCAACATGCCGTGTTTTGCAAGAAAAAATCAGCAAAAAAGAGGATGAGTTTGGCATCGCGCGTTCTGAAAACGAAAAGATCATGCAGCAGTTTGAAGACTCGAAGGCTAAGGTGAAAGGTTTCCTCAAGAAGCCCTTGGTCCATGACCTTCTTTGA
- the LOC132633351 gene encoding uncharacterized protein LOC132633351 isoform X1, with amino-acid sequence MGKRGRSRKDQTQKYPSVEGAPSQESQQQETMALLWSGRVTRMKQEPTIGTGSALDFVPSPSRPQTRTYLKAVMDNCRFKTATPRSPVRNVKASHPSSATAHLISGISKAINEKADDSVQQSILTNHGALGGENQKQGQHTQTAPSFPEVVMENNATVSKADVVSNANVPEPQTRSGQSGARPTKSMSLNLTRVAALMNDYLSDPDEIESRPGDLSVINGYRVKQESAPILEKIFQKHGDIARHSSFTSTICSSLLEFVCDIYKKLEETDFLSLTPKEIQSMLAEVRDLESAAKIDVGWLSQRLNNISQANQLVHDSCKLKEAKTRNLVVMETYKKEQDELKKELAACIATCRVLQEKISKKEDEFGIARSENEKIMQQFEDSKAKVKGFLKKPLVHDLL; translated from the exons atGGGAAAGAGGGGAAGATCAAGAAAGGATCAAACACAAAAATATCCAAGTGTTGAAGGAGCACCTTCTCAAGAATCTCAACAACAAGAAACAATGGCTTTGTTATGGAGTGGAAGAGTGACAAGAATGAAACAAGAACCCACAATAGGCACTGGTTCAGCTCTG GATTTTGTGCCTTCACCATCCCGTCCTCAAACCCGCACTTATTTGAAGGCAGTCATGGATAATTGTAGGTTTAAGACTGCTACGCCAAGGTCTCCAGTTCGAAATGTTAAG GCATCGCACCCTTCCAGTGCTACTGCTCATCTTATCTCTGGAATTTCTAAAGCAATAAATGAAAAGGCTGATGATTCCGTGCAACAATCTATTCTAACTAACCATGGTGCCCTGGGTGGGGAAAATCAGAAACAGGGGCAACACACTCAAACAGCTCCTTCTTTCCCTGAAGTTGTAATGGAGAACAATGCAACCGTAAGTAAGGCTGATGTTGTGTCCAATGCTAATGTCCCGGAACCACAAACCAGAAGTGGCCAGAGTGGTGCGCGTCCAACAAAATCCATGAGTCTTAACCTTACAAGGGTAGCTGCACTAATGAATGACTATTTATCTGATCCTGATGAGATTGAATCAAGACCTGGTGACCTGTCAGTCATTAACGGGTATAGGGTTAAGCAGGAATCAGCACCTATCCTGGAGAAGATTTTCCAGAAGCATGGTGATATTGCAAGGCATAGCTCTTTCACTTCAACAATTTGTTCATCACTCCTGGAGTTTGTTTGCGACATCTATAAGAAGTTGGAGGAAACAGATTTCCTAAGTTTAACCCCCAAGGAGATCCAATCCATGCTTGCTGAAGTTAGAGATCTCGAATCTGCTGCCAAAATAGATGTTGGGTGGCTCAGTCAAAGGTTGAACAATATCTCTCAGGCCAACCAACTTGTACATGACAGTTGCAAACTTAAGGAGGCAAAAACTAGGAACCTTGTAGTGATGGAGACATACAAGAAGGAACAGGATGAATTGAAGAAAGAGTTAGCCGCTTGCATCGCAACATGCCGTGTTTTGCAAGAAAAAATCAGCAAAAAAGAGGATGAGTTTGGCATCGCGCGTTCTGAAAACGAAAAGATCATGCAGCAGTTTGAAGACTCGAAGGCTAAGGTGAAAGGTTTCCTCAAGAAGCCCTTGGTCCATGACCTTCTTTGA